Proteins from one Methanobacteriaceae archaeon genomic window:
- a CDS encoding MBL fold metallo-hydrolase, with translation MFKLIKSEGIAHHSYFIGNSGRAAVVDPRRDIEVYLNLAESHNLDITHIFETHRNEDYVIGSLELADATDAQIFHGRGLDFAYGNSVSEGDKFQLGNVELEILETPGHTLESISLVLRDLAVSNEAQIIFSGDVIFAGETGRIDFYGINRREEMAGLLYDSIFSKILPLGDQAILCPAHGAGSVCGADIREQDYTTVGYEKKTNQQLNSSSKREFVDFKVKEFHYTPPYFQKMEEYNLKGAPILGRLPYMKSIPAKVLKEMQSEGAQILDVRKPTSFAGGHIPGSLNIWREGVAAFAGWFLNYNDPIILVNDQGCSLDKIRNSLIRLGFDNLHSFLKDGFPGWYLHAEKISTLKVWTVQELNKNQFKGEFFLLDVRKINDWEQGYIEGAEHIYVGDVPGKMDEIPQNIPVVIYCDSGYKSTLACSFLKKNGYSDLNTVLGGINAWRKAGYNVVKK, from the coding sequence ATATTTAAGCTGATTAAATCCGAAGGAATAGCACATCACTCCTATTTTATTGGAAACAGTGGAAGAGCAGCAGTTGTTGATCCTCGCCGGGATATTGAAGTTTACCTGAACCTGGCAGAATCACACAACTTGGATATAACCCATATCTTCGAAACCCATCGTAACGAAGACTATGTTATCGGGTCTTTGGAACTGGCAGATGCCACTGATGCCCAAATATTCCATGGAAGGGGTCTTGATTTTGCTTATGGTAATTCAGTTAGTGAAGGAGATAAATTTCAACTGGGTAATGTTGAACTGGAAATCCTGGAAACTCCTGGTCACACCCTGGAAAGCATATCCCTTGTTTTAAGGGATTTGGCAGTTTCTAATGAAGCTCAGATAATATTTTCTGGTGATGTGATCTTTGCCGGGGAAACAGGGCGAATTGATTTTTATGGGATTAATCGACGAGAAGAGATGGCAGGATTGCTTTATGACAGTATCTTCAGCAAAATACTTCCCCTGGGTGATCAGGCCATCCTATGCCCGGCTCATGGAGCAGGTTCAGTTTGCGGTGCAGATATAAGGGAGCAGGATTACACTACAGTAGGTTATGAAAAGAAAACAAACCAACAATTAAATTCCAGCTCTAAAAGAGAATTTGTTGATTTTAAAGTTAAAGAATTTCATTACACACCCCCCTACTTCCAGAAAATGGAAGAATACAATCTGAAGGGCGCGCCTATACTGGGAAGGCTTCCCTACATGAAGTCTATCCCTGCTAAGGTTCTTAAAGAAATGCAAAGTGAGGGTGCTCAGATTCTGGATGTTCGAAAACCCACCAGTTTTGCAGGTGGGCACATTCCAGGAAGTCTTAATATTTGGAGAGAGGGTGTTGCTGCCTTTGCTGGCTGGTTTCTAAACTACAATGACCCCATCATCTTGGTTAATGATCAGGGTTGTAGTTTAGATAAAATACGAAACTCCCTGATAAGACTGGGTTTTGACAATCTTCACAGCTTCCTGAAGGATGGATTCCCTGGATGGTACCTCCATGCAGAAAAAATCAGCACCCTTAAAGTCTGGACCGTGCAGGAACTGAACAAAAATCAATTTAAAGGTGAATTCTTCCTGCTGGATGTGCGTAAAATCAATGACTGGGAGCAAGGATACATTGAAGGTGCAGAACACATTTATGTAGGGGATGTTCCTGGCAAAATGGATGAGATACCCCAAAACATCCCTGTGGTTATTTACTGCGATTCTGGCTATAAATCAACACTGGCATGTAGCTTCCTCAAGAAAAATGGTTACAGTGATTTGAACACTGTTTTAGGGGGTATTAACGCCTGGAGAAAAGCAGGGTATAATGTTGTAAAAAAATAA
- a CDS encoding pyridoxamine 5'-phosphate oxidase family protein: MNILKIPSMSKNEYDEFIKKQYLSRIAFKGEYPYIAPFLYVFDGKFIYFLSTKYGKKVELLKQDPKVAVEIEHYECDMSNYAFVTLQGNINPVDDEDEKVEVKRMFVDMIQDKNLSSNVLAALGHSPDDPPESLLKGERCFVWKLVNVKKIIALKNV, translated from the coding sequence TTGAACATTTTGAAAATTCCTTCCATGAGTAAAAATGAGTACGATGAATTTATTAAGAAACAATATTTAAGCAGAATTGCATTTAAAGGTGAATACCCCTACATTGCACCATTTTTATATGTTTTTGATGGTAAGTTTATTTACTTCCTCAGCACCAAGTACGGTAAAAAAGTGGAACTTTTAAAGCAAGACCCTAAGGTTGCAGTGGAGATTGAGCATTACGAATGTGACATGTCAAACTATGCTTTCGTGACACTTCAGGGAAATATTAACCCGGTTGATGATGAGGATGAAAAAGTTGAAGTAAAGAGGATGTTCGTAGACATGATCCAGGATAAAAATCTCTCCTCCAATGTGCTGGCTGCCCTGGGCCACTCCCCAGATGATCCTCCAGAATCTCTCCTTAAAGGAGAACGCTGTTTTGTATGGAAGCTGGTGAATGTTAAAAAGATCATAGCTCTTAAAAATGTTTAA
- a CDS encoding tryptophan-rich sensory protein, which yields MESFNIREIPKLIASVLIVFLAGGLGSAVTFPQITTWYVNLAKPSWTPPNEWFGPIWSTLYILIGIALFLVWRQGLERRDVKFAILIFAVQLALNVVWSLVFFGLESILGGFILILLLWIAILANIIAFYVISKPAGILLIPYIIWVSIASYLNYSVLILN from the coding sequence ATGGAAAGTTTTAATATTCGGGAAATTCCCAAATTAATTGCTTCTGTACTTATTGTTTTTCTTGCAGGTGGCCTGGGGAGTGCAGTAACCTTCCCCCAGATAACCACCTGGTATGTTAATCTGGCCAAACCCAGCTGGACACCACCCAATGAATGGTTCGGACCCATATGGTCAACATTATACATATTGATTGGTATTGCTCTTTTCCTGGTCTGGAGACAAGGCCTGGAAAGAAGGGATGTTAAATTTGCCATTTTAATATTCGCAGTGCAATTAGCACTTAATGTGGTATGGTCTTTAGTCTTCTTTGGACTAGAATCCATTCTGGGAGGTTTCATACTAATACTACTATTATGGATAGCCATCCTGGCCAACATTATCGCCTTTTACGTCATATCAAAACCAGCAGGGATTTTACTCATACCATACATCATATGGGTTAGTATCGCCTCTTATCTAAATTACAGCGTGCTCATCCTTAATTGA
- a CDS encoding HEAT repeat domain-containing protein codes for MGYYDMNKEERRKFVHKMEYELIADLKNDEMDKTLYYSADDDVYIRKNVSNILGKIYRGQKLNTQKISSQDQKVFKEKIIHTTSVLLKNDDENVRQTAVYLAGEIGKKDAPAVFDFLETALKDPHHKVRNGVMSSLKVMGDKNPQPTLEFAKVFIHDKDPEIRRKVVHGIELRGRTHPEDILPLLEELQYEDNPQVRKMIIHVLGQISYKEGCLEKVTSALKKWENKKIVEDIIPYIIKVHENYPFSAKTPEEARKYLKENI; via the coding sequence ATGGGATACTACGACATGAACAAAGAAGAGAGGAGGAAGTTTGTGCACAAAATGGAATATGAACTTATTGCTGATCTTAAAAATGATGAGATGGATAAAACTCTCTATTACTCGGCGGATGACGATGTTTACATTCGAAAAAATGTTTCCAACATTTTAGGAAAGATTTACCGTGGTCAGAAACTCAACACCCAGAAGATCAGTTCACAAGACCAGAAAGTGTTTAAAGAAAAGATAATCCATACCACCAGTGTCCTTCTGAAAAATGATGATGAGAATGTTAGGCAAACTGCGGTGTATCTGGCGGGAGAGATAGGGAAAAAGGATGCACCTGCAGTGTTTGATTTTCTGGAAACTGCTCTGAAGGATCCTCATCATAAAGTAAGAAATGGGGTGATGAGTTCCTTGAAAGTTATGGGTGATAAAAACCCCCAACCCACCCTTGAATTTGCAAAGGTTTTCATACACGACAAAGACCCTGAAATCAGGCGTAAAGTCGTGCATGGCATTGAACTTAGGGGCAGAACCCATCCTGAAGACATTCTACCCCTTTTAGAAGAATTGCAGTATGAAGATAATCCACAGGTGAGGAAAATGATCATTCATGTCCTGGGACAGATAAGCTACAAAGAAGGATGCTTAGAAAAGGTTACCAGTGCCCTTAAAAAGTGGGAAAATAAAAAGATTGTGGAGGACATCATCCCTTACATAATCAAAGTGCATGAAAACTACCCATTCAGTGCTAAAACCCCTGAAGAGGCTCGAAAATATTTAAAAGAAAACATTTGA
- a CDS encoding PAS domain S-box protein — MSNILVVEDEVVEAMNLKKSLQSMGYNVLHIASSGREAITQARNLKPDLILMDVILEGDMDGIEASKVIKNFKIPVIFLTALPDDTTVQRALLSEPYGYLIKPFDNRKLKIAIEVALYKNGMEKKYKKSQKNYYETIFENTGTATAIIEEDKTISLVNMEFSNFTGYKKEEIEHKMKWTEFIFPEDIGKMEEYHKLRRINPEYAPRNYESRIVDRDGVIKPACLTVAMIPDTKKSMVSILDMTELEKSKIAIEKSQEKFKTIFENAAEAIILLDRYGTIIEANDRIEHLSGFKKEELIGQKFMKLLPKVKIECKKALKAFKDLVRGNGLKQVEWSLKNKEGEDVFFRAHPSVIKNEDKIDGLVIILEDITERKKAEDSLKTSLEEKELLLREIHHRVKNNLQIISSLLSLQRLQVDDLETADILRECQGRVRTMAMVHENLYQSKDIRRVDFEEYLKKLLRNIFNSYHVDKGVINLKIQVECTDMGIETAMPCGLIINELATNSIKHAFPHGEKGNILVNLKQDNDSYVLNYEDDGVGLPKNINPENSKKLGLMVVKTLANQLNAKVKIDRNNGTKYTFKFKELYYQSRT; from the coding sequence TTGTCAAATATTCTAGTTGTTGAAGATGAAGTTGTGGAGGCAATGAATTTGAAAAAAAGCCTCCAATCAATGGGCTATAATGTGCTACATATTGCATCAAGTGGAAGAGAAGCTATAACGCAGGCCAGAAATTTAAAACCCGATCTGATTTTGATGGATGTTATTTTAGAAGGAGATATGGATGGCATAGAAGCTTCAAAGGTTATAAAAAATTTTAAAATACCAGTTATATTCCTCACTGCCCTTCCAGATGACACTACAGTTCAGCGAGCCCTTTTAAGCGAACCCTACGGTTATTTAATTAAACCCTTTGATAATCGTAAACTCAAAATTGCCATTGAAGTTGCTCTTTACAAGAATGGGATGGAAAAAAAGTATAAAAAGAGCCAGAAAAATTATTATGAAACTATTTTTGAAAACACAGGCACAGCTACTGCCATCATTGAAGAAGATAAAACAATTTCTCTGGTGAATATGGAATTTTCCAACTTCACAGGGTATAAAAAGGAAGAAATAGAGCATAAGATGAAGTGGACAGAATTCATATTCCCTGAGGACATTGGAAAAATGGAGGAATATCACAAACTGCGCAGGATAAACCCGGAATACGCCCCCAGAAATTATGAATCCAGGATCGTTGACCGGGATGGTGTTATCAAACCGGCTTGTTTAACTGTGGCCATGATACCCGACACCAAAAAGAGTATGGTGTCTATTTTAGACATGACAGAACTTGAAAAATCTAAAATCGCCATTGAAAAATCCCAAGAGAAGTTTAAGACTATCTTCGAGAATGCTGCTGAGGCCATCATCTTATTAGATCGCTATGGAACCATTATTGAAGCCAACGACAGAATAGAACATCTTTCAGGATTTAAGAAAGAGGAACTAATCGGCCAAAAGTTCATGAAACTCCTCCCTAAAGTAAAAATAGAATGCAAGAAGGCTTTAAAAGCTTTTAAAGACTTAGTCAGGGGGAATGGATTAAAACAAGTTGAATGGTCTTTGAAAAATAAAGAGGGTGAAGATGTTTTTTTCAGGGCTCATCCCTCGGTTATCAAAAATGAAGATAAAATAGACGGTCTTGTAATAATACTTGAAGATATTACTGAACGTAAAAAGGCTGAAGATAGTCTTAAAACTTCTTTAGAGGAGAAAGAACTTTTATTACGTGAGATACATCATAGGGTGAAGAATAATTTGCAGATCATTTCCAGTCTTTTGAGTTTACAACGACTACAGGTGGATGATCTGGAGACTGCTGATATTCTGCGGGAGTGTCAGGGCAGGGTGAGGACCATGGCCATGGTACATGAAAACCTTTACCAGTCAAAGGACATTCGTAGAGTAGACTTTGAAGAATACTTGAAAAAATTGTTAAGGAATATTTTCAATTCCTACCATGTTGACAAAGGTGTTATAAACCTAAAAATTCAGGTTGAATGCACAGATATGGGTATTGAAACTGCCATGCCCTGTGGTCTTATAATAAATGAACTGGCAACCAACAGCATTAAACATGCATTTCCCCATGGTGAAAAAGGCAATATTCTGGTTAACTTAAAACAGGATAATGATTCATATGTTTTAAATTATGAAGATGACGGTGTTGGTCTTCCCAAAAATATTAATCCCGAAAATTCCAAAAAGCTGGGATTAATGGTTGTAAAAACACTGGCAAATCAATTAAACGCTAAAGTAAAAATTGATAGGAATAATGGAACCAAATACACCTTCAAATTTAAAGAACTATATTACCAGAGTAGAACGTAG
- a CDS encoding PIG-L family deacetylase, with protein sequence MDSEKLFQIKITRKGIIYILIFIVLLISAIYLIFLYYEDEAIYSKFQPAPDVKSSDRILIFAPHPDDESLGTGGIIARAIEKNATVKVVMVTDGSKSHTHTVFKQFQTKTNLTENVSLPELRHNETLTAIKNLGLNESNIIFLGYPDGGLRKMLNDHWDYGNPYKSDTDYNQYDHVPYSFAYEKNAPYTGASVVKNMESIIQEFKPNIIFYPDDGDDHPDHWAVSFFAQYAIMETNYTGSEYTYLVHKGFHWPKPEYYLPHEWLIPPRELFDLDANWTYFSITENEENKKRDAVNSHKSQIHLTRDYLQSFVRVNDLLAIYPYITVAKDNGNLSKGIMPSSSYKDERVDYKTRIFSSVEDLTSAGISYDDQYVYLVVETGTDIPDDVIHNLHLRWFNGQTVKRIDIKVKDGVAQYESKANNSIVPSDPPLVEEKENMILVKLPKSIFTGTQEALMSIDVATKDNDAIDIMAWRGFDFPASAF encoded by the coding sequence GTGGACAGTGAGAAACTATTTCAAATAAAAATTACCCGCAAGGGAATTATTTACATCTTAATATTCATTGTGTTACTTATCTCTGCTATTTATCTTATTTTCCTTTATTATGAGGATGAAGCTATTTATTCCAAGTTTCAACCCGCCCCAGATGTTAAAAGTTCTGACCGCATCCTGATTTTCGCCCCTCACCCTGATGATGAGAGTCTGGGTACTGGAGGGATCATTGCCAGAGCCATTGAAAAAAATGCTACAGTTAAAGTGGTCATGGTCACCGATGGCAGTAAATCCCACACACACACTGTTTTCAAACAATTCCAGACTAAAACCAACCTAACAGAAAATGTTTCCCTACCCGAACTGAGGCATAATGAAACCTTGACTGCCATTAAAAATCTGGGATTGAATGAAAGCAATATTATATTCCTGGGTTATCCTGATGGAGGCCTAAGAAAGATGTTAAACGACCACTGGGATTACGGTAATCCCTACAAAAGTGACACTGATTATAACCAGTACGACCATGTACCCTACTCATTTGCCTATGAAAAGAATGCGCCCTACACTGGAGCCAGTGTGGTTAAAAATATGGAATCCATAATTCAGGAATTTAAACCCAACATCATATTTTACCCAGATGATGGGGATGATCATCCGGATCACTGGGCAGTCAGTTTCTTTGCACAATATGCCATCATGGAAACCAATTACACTGGCAGCGAATACACCTACCTGGTTCATAAAGGTTTCCACTGGCCTAAACCAGAATATTACCTGCCCCATGAATGGTTAATCCCACCTAGAGAATTATTCGACCTGGATGCAAACTGGACCTACTTCAGCATCACTGAAAATGAGGAAAACAAAAAAAGAGATGCTGTTAATTCCCACAAAAGCCAGATCCACTTAACCCGTGACTACCTGCAATCATTCGTCCGTGTTAATGATTTACTGGCTATTTACCCCTACATTACTGTGGCTAAGGACAATGGAAACCTATCAAAGGGGATAATGCCCAGTTCATCTTATAAAGACGAACGGGTTGATTATAAGACCCGAATTTTCAGTTCAGTGGAAGACTTAACCTCAGCAGGTATTAGCTACGATGATCAGTATGTTTACCTGGTGGTTGAAACAGGCACTGATATTCCGGATGATGTAATTCACAACCTCCACCTGAGATGGTTCAATGGACAGACTGTGAAAAGAATAGACATCAAAGTTAAGGATGGGGTTGCTCAATATGAATCAAAAGCCAACAACAGCATTGTACCTTCTGATCCACCCCTGGTGGAAGAAAAAGAAAACATGATCCTGGTTAAACTTCCCAAAAGCATCTTCACCGGAACTCAGGAAGCTCTCATGAGTATTGATGTTGCCACTAAAGATAACGATGCAATTGATATAATGGCCTGGCGGGGTTTTGATTTTCCAGCCAGTGCATTTTAG
- a CDS encoding DUF1624 domain-containing protein — translation MVAIKKRVVSLDTFRGLTIAGMILVNILSFYPDTPEMLGHSSWVGLTLADLVFPFFLFIVGVSMTYSFASRSKMSSKKMWRHFIFRVLALYLIGVALGFGIFVNGIPDFYTIRIPGVLQLIALSSLFAAPFARLESRWILLTAGILMLFQTFILLGVSAPGVPAGSLDMNNNIAGYVDSRVFGPAHLLDDGFDPEGIIATINGTAMVLLGLVFGRSLRLSEDKWKTVQLLLGSGILAIIIGLLISPVLPLIKQLWTASFILVNAGLATIILALLYAYMDILGKGKILKLAVPFGRNALIIYILSLLLGVLIFLPRYYLPGGGYIDIDDTTIPFLSQFLGPAGGTVAFGIIVIAFWWLVAYIMDKKKVYIKL, via the coding sequence ATGGTAGCCATAAAGAAGCGCGTGGTTTCACTGGATACCTTCCGCGGGCTGACCATAGCCGGGATGATACTGGTGAATATTCTCAGTTTCTACCCTGACACTCCAGAAATGCTAGGACACTCCTCATGGGTGGGTTTAACCTTAGCGGATCTGGTATTTCCTTTTTTCTTATTTATTGTAGGAGTTTCAATGACCTACTCCTTTGCATCCCGCTCTAAAATGTCTTCAAAAAAAATGTGGAGGCACTTCATCTTCCGGGTGCTGGCACTCTACCTCATAGGAGTTGCCCTTGGTTTTGGAATCTTTGTTAATGGAATCCCAGATTTTTACACCATCAGGATTCCCGGAGTGCTGCAGTTAATTGCACTCTCATCACTATTTGCCGCCCCATTTGCACGTCTGGAGAGTCGATGGATTCTCCTAACTGCTGGGATACTGATGCTTTTTCAAACCTTCATCCTATTGGGAGTTAGTGCTCCAGGTGTGCCTGCTGGTTCCCTGGATATGAATAATAATATTGCAGGATATGTTGATTCAAGAGTATTTGGTCCTGCACACTTACTTGATGATGGTTTTGACCCTGAGGGAATAATTGCAACAATAAATGGAACAGCTATGGTTCTCTTGGGTTTGGTTTTTGGAAGGTCTTTAAGATTAAGTGAAGATAAATGGAAAACTGTTCAACTCTTGTTAGGCAGCGGTATACTAGCAATTATAATAGGACTCCTAATATCACCAGTTCTGCCCCTTATCAAGCAACTGTGGACTGCAAGTTTTATACTGGTAAATGCAGGCCTGGCAACCATAATTCTAGCCTTACTCTACGCCTACATGGACATTTTAGGTAAGGGTAAAATTTTGAAGCTTGCTGTTCCCTTCGGACGAAATGCACTCATTATTTATATACTTTCCCTGTTGTTGGGAGTTTTAATTTTCTTACCCCGCTACTACCTCCCTGGAGGAGGATACATCGATATTGACGATACCACCATACCATTCCTTTCACAGTTTCTGGGACCTGCCGGAGGCACAGTTGCCTTTGGAATAATTGTAATCGCCTTTTGGTGGTTGGTGGCCTATATTATGGATAAAAAAAAGGTTTACATTAAATTATAA